A single window of Streptomyces cathayae DNA harbors:
- the holA gene encoding DNA polymerase III subunit delta, whose protein sequence is MARKTAQDDPLVPVTLAVGQEDLLLDRAVREVVDAAKAADADTDVRDLTPDQLQPGTLAELTSPSLFAERKVVVVRNAQDLSADTVKDVKAYLGAPAEEITLILLHAGGAKGKGLLDAARKAGAREVACPKMTKPADRLAFVRGEFRAVGRSATPEACQVLVDALGSDLRELASAVSQLAADIEGTIDEAVVGRYYTGRAEASSFTVADRAVEGRATEALEALRWSLATGVAPVLITSALAQGVRGIGKLLSARGGRPADLARELGMPPWKIDRVRQQMRGWTPDGVSVALRAVAEADAGVKGAGDDPEYALEKAVVTIARAARSRGRA, encoded by the coding sequence ATGGCCAGGAAGACAGCTCAAGACGACCCTCTCGTCCCGGTGACGCTCGCCGTGGGCCAGGAGGACCTCCTGCTCGACCGTGCCGTGCGGGAGGTGGTGGACGCCGCGAAGGCCGCCGACGCCGACACGGACGTACGGGACCTCACCCCGGACCAGCTCCAGCCCGGCACCCTCGCCGAGCTGACCAGTCCGTCGCTCTTCGCCGAACGCAAGGTCGTGGTCGTACGCAACGCGCAGGACCTGTCGGCCGACACCGTCAAGGACGTGAAGGCGTATCTCGGGGCGCCCGCCGAGGAGATCACCCTGATCCTGCTGCACGCGGGCGGCGCCAAGGGCAAGGGGCTGCTCGACGCGGCGCGCAAGGCGGGCGCGCGGGAGGTGGCCTGCCCGAAGATGACGAAGCCGGCCGACCGGCTGGCCTTCGTGCGGGGCGAGTTCCGGGCCGTCGGGAGATCGGCCACACCGGAGGCGTGCCAGGTGCTGGTCGACGCCCTCGGCAGTGATCTGCGGGAGCTGGCCTCGGCGGTGTCCCAGCTGGCGGCGGACATCGAGGGGACGATCGACGAGGCGGTCGTCGGCCGGTACTACACCGGGCGGGCCGAGGCGTCGAGCTTCACGGTCGCCGACCGCGCGGTGGAGGGACGGGCGACGGAGGCGCTGGAGGCGCTGCGCTGGTCGCTGGCGACGGGGGTGGCGCCGGTGCTGATCACCAGCGCGCTGGCCCAGGGCGTACGGGGCATCGGGAAGCTGCTGTCGGCGCGCGGCGGCAGACCGGCCGATCTGGCGCGGGAGTTGGGCATGCCGCCGTGGAAGATCGACCGGGTGCGGCAGCAGATGCGGGGCTGGACCCCGGACGGCGTGTCCGTGGCGCTGCGGGCCGTGGCCGAGGCGGACGCCGGGGTCAAGGGCGCCGGGGACGACCCGGAGTACGCCCTGGAGAAGGCGGTCGTCACCATCGCGCGCGCGGCGCGGTCGCGGGGACGGGCGTAG
- the rpsT gene encoding 30S ribosomal protein S20 has translation MANIKSQIKRNKTNEKARLRNKAVKSSLKTAIRKAREAVAAGDAEKAAEYQRVAARQLDKAVSKGVIHKNQAANKKSALALKVASVKG, from the coding sequence GTGGCGAACATCAAGTCCCAGATCAAGCGGAACAAGACCAACGAGAAGGCCCGGCTGCGCAACAAGGCCGTCAAGTCCTCTCTGAAGACCGCGATCCGCAAGGCTCGCGAGGCCGTCGCCGCGGGTGACGCCGAGAAGGCCGCCGAGTACCAGCGCGTCGCCGCGCGTCAGCTCGACAAGGCCGTCTCCAAGGGCGTCATCCACAAGAACCAGGCCGCCAACAAGAAGTCGGCGCTGGCGCTGAAGGTCGCGTCCGTCAAGGGCTGA
- the lepA gene encoding translation elongation factor 4, producing MPATPSHVPEPSRTDPALIRNFCIIAHIDHGKSTLADRMLQLTGVVEQRQMRAQYLDRMDIERERGITIKSQAVRLPWAPTHDKGSTHILNMIDTPGHVDFTYEVSRSLAACEGTILLVDAAQGIEAQTLANLYLAMENDLTIIPVLNKIDLPAAQPEKFAEELANLVGCEPDDVLKVSAKTGLGVEALLDRAVADIPAPVGVKDAPARAMIFDSVYDSYRGVVTYVRVIDGQLNKRERIRMMSTGATHELLEIGTNSPEMLSSDGLGVGEVGYLITGVKDVRQSKVGDTITSQHKGAEEALGGYKEPKPMVFSGLYPMDGSDYPLLRDALDKLQLNDAALVYEPETSAALGFGFRVGFLGLLHLDVIRERLEREFGLDLIATAPNVVYRVNMEDGAEHVVTNPSEFPEGKIDKVFEPVVRATILAPTEFIGAIMELCQTRRGTLLGMDYLSEDRVEIRYTLPLAEIVFDFFDQLKSKTRGYASLDYEPTGEQSSSLVKVDILLHGDKVDAFSVITHKDQAYAYGVRLVAKLRELIPRQGFEVPVQAAIGSRVIARETVRAIRKDVLAKCYGGDISRKRKLLEKQKEGKKRMKMVGSVEVPQEAFIAVLSSDESAGSGKGKK from the coding sequence GTGCCCGCGACCCCCAGCCACGTGCCCGAGCCGAGCCGTACCGACCCGGCTCTGATCCGCAACTTCTGCATCATCGCGCACATCGACCACGGCAAGTCCACGCTCGCCGACCGGATGCTCCAGCTGACCGGTGTGGTCGAGCAGCGGCAGATGCGTGCCCAGTACCTCGACCGCATGGACATCGAGCGTGAGCGCGGCATCACGATCAAGTCCCAGGCGGTGAGGTTGCCGTGGGCGCCCACTCACGACAAGGGCAGCACGCACATCCTCAACATGATCGACACGCCGGGGCACGTCGACTTCACCTACGAGGTGTCGCGGTCGCTCGCCGCCTGCGAGGGCACGATCCTGCTGGTGGACGCCGCTCAGGGCATCGAGGCGCAGACCCTCGCCAACCTGTACCTGGCGATGGAGAACGACCTCACGATCATCCCGGTGCTCAACAAGATCGACCTGCCGGCCGCGCAGCCCGAGAAGTTCGCCGAGGAGCTCGCCAACCTGGTCGGCTGCGAGCCCGACGACGTGCTGAAGGTGTCCGCCAAGACCGGGCTCGGCGTCGAGGCGCTGCTCGACCGGGCGGTCGCCGACATCCCCGCCCCGGTCGGCGTCAAGGACGCCCCGGCCCGCGCGATGATCTTCGACTCGGTGTACGACTCGTACCGCGGTGTGGTGACGTACGTCCGGGTCATCGACGGCCAGCTCAACAAGCGTGAGCGCATCCGGATGATGTCCACGGGCGCGACGCACGAGCTGCTGGAGATCGGTACGAACTCGCCGGAGATGCTGTCCTCCGACGGCCTGGGCGTCGGCGAGGTGGGCTACCTCATCACCGGCGTGAAGGACGTCCGCCAGTCCAAGGTCGGTGACACCATCACCAGCCAGCACAAGGGGGCCGAGGAGGCGCTGGGCGGCTACAAGGAGCCCAAGCCCATGGTCTTCTCCGGCCTGTACCCGATGGACGGCTCCGACTACCCCCTGCTGCGCGACGCGCTGGACAAGCTCCAGCTCAACGACGCGGCCCTGGTCTACGAGCCGGAGACGTCCGCGGCCCTCGGGTTCGGCTTCCGCGTGGGCTTCCTGGGCCTGCTGCACCTCGACGTGATCCGTGAGCGCCTCGAGCGCGAGTTCGGGCTCGACCTGATCGCCACCGCGCCCAACGTGGTGTACCGCGTGAACATGGAGGACGGCGCCGAGCACGTCGTCACCAACCCGAGCGAGTTCCCCGAGGGGAAGATCGACAAGGTCTTCGAGCCGGTGGTACGGGCCACGATCCTCGCGCCCACCGAGTTCATCGGCGCGATCATGGAGCTGTGCCAGACCCGGCGCGGCACCCTGCTCGGCATGGACTACCTCTCCGAGGACCGGGTCGAGATCCGCTACACGCTGCCGCTCGCGGAGATCGTCTTCGACTTCTTCGACCAGCTGAAGTCCAAGACCCGCGGCTACGCCTCGCTGGACTACGAGCCCACGGGCGAGCAGTCCTCCAGCCTGGTCAAGGTCGACATCCTGCTGCACGGCGACAAGGTGGACGCCTTCTCGGTGATCACCCACAAGGACCAGGCGTACGCGTACGGCGTGCGGCTCGTCGCCAAGCTGCGGGAGCTGATCCCGCGGCAGGGCTTCGAGGTGCCCGTCCAGGCCGCCATCGGCTCCCGGGTGATCGCCCGCGAGACCGTCCGCGCCATTCGCAAGGACGTCCTCGCCAAGTGCTACGGCGGTGACATCTCGCGCAAGCGCAAGCTGCTGGAGAAGCAGAAGGAGGGCAAGAAGCGGATGAAGATGGTGGGTTCCGTGGAGGTCCCGCAGGAGGCCTTCATCGCCGTCCTCTCCAGCGACGAGAGCGCGGGGTCGGGCAAGGGCAAGAAGTAA
- a CDS encoding AMP-dependent synthetase/ligase: MSDTLTLIENRPPSVATLFLERVAATPDAEAYRYPVPSATGEGPDGWKSLTWAEAAQRVDAIAAGLIELGVQPEERVALASATRVEWILADLGIMCAGAATSTVYPQTNLDESAYILSDSGSRVLIAENAEQVAKAVAKRAELPQLGQVVVIDATGVETDDWVISLAELERRGAARLEKDAGLVKERVAAITKDQLATLIYTSGTTGRPKGVRLPHDNWSYMAKAIAATGLLDGDDVQYLWLPLAHVFGKVLTSGHIEVGHVTAVDGRVDKIIENLPVVRPTYMAAVPRIFEKVYNGVAAKARAGGGAKYKIFQWAAEVAREYAKATQDNFRRTGTAGAPFGLTAKHSIADKLVYAKIREAFGGNLRACISGSAALAPDIGYFFAGAGIHILEGYGLTESSAASFVNPGEAYRTGTVGKPLPGTEVRIADDGEILLRGPGIMEGYHGLPEKTAEVLESDGWFHTGDIGELSPDGYLRITDRKKDLIKTSGGKYIAPAEVEGQFKAVCPYVSNILVHGADRNYCTALIALDEIAITAWAAENGLGGKPYADIVAAPATVEMVDGYVKQLNEGLQRWQTIKKFRLLPRDLDIEHGEITPSLKLKRPVVEREYKHLIDEMYTGAREA, translated from the coding sequence TTGAGCGACACACTGACTTTGATCGAGAACCGGCCGCCGAGCGTGGCGACCCTCTTCCTGGAGCGTGTCGCCGCCACACCGGACGCCGAGGCGTACCGCTATCCCGTCCCGTCCGCCACCGGCGAGGGCCCCGACGGCTGGAAGTCGCTGACCTGGGCCGAGGCCGCCCAGCGGGTCGACGCCATCGCGGCCGGTCTGATCGAGCTGGGCGTGCAGCCGGAGGAGCGGGTCGCGCTCGCGTCCGCCACCCGGGTCGAGTGGATCCTCGCCGACCTCGGCATCATGTGCGCGGGCGCCGCCACCAGCACGGTCTACCCGCAGACGAACCTCGACGAGTCCGCGTACATCCTGTCGGACTCCGGCAGCCGGGTGCTGATCGCGGAGAACGCCGAGCAGGTGGCCAAGGCGGTCGCGAAGCGCGCCGAGCTGCCGCAGCTCGGCCAGGTCGTGGTCATCGACGCGACCGGCGTCGAGACCGACGACTGGGTGATCAGCCTGGCCGAGCTGGAGCGCCGTGGTGCGGCCCGGCTGGAGAAGGACGCCGGGCTGGTCAAGGAGCGGGTCGCCGCGATCACCAAGGACCAGCTGGCCACCCTCATCTACACCTCCGGCACCACCGGCCGCCCCAAGGGCGTGCGCCTGCCGCACGACAACTGGTCGTACATGGCGAAGGCGATCGCCGCCACCGGCCTGCTCGACGGCGACGACGTGCAGTACCTGTGGCTGCCGCTCGCGCACGTCTTCGGCAAGGTGCTCACCTCCGGCCACATCGAGGTCGGCCACGTCACCGCGGTCGACGGCCGGGTCGACAAGATCATCGAGAATCTGCCGGTGGTGCGGCCGACCTACATGGCGGCCGTGCCCCGCATCTTCGAGAAGGTCTACAACGGGGTCGCCGCCAAGGCACGGGCGGGCGGTGGCGCCAAGTACAAGATCTTCCAGTGGGCCGCCGAGGTCGCCCGCGAGTACGCCAAGGCCACGCAGGACAACTTCCGCCGCACCGGCACCGCCGGCGCCCCCTTCGGCCTCACCGCGAAGCACAGCATCGCCGACAAGCTGGTCTACGCCAAGATCCGCGAGGCATTCGGCGGCAACCTGCGCGCCTGCATCTCCGGTTCGGCGGCCCTGGCCCCGGACATCGGCTACTTCTTCGCCGGCGCCGGCATCCACATCCTGGAGGGCTACGGCCTCACCGAGTCCTCCGCGGCCTCCTTCGTCAACCCGGGCGAGGCCTACCGCACCGGCACCGTCGGCAAGCCGCTGCCCGGCACCGAGGTCCGCATCGCCGACGACGGCGAGATCCTGCTGCGCGGCCCCGGCATCATGGAGGGCTACCACGGGCTCCCCGAGAAGACCGCCGAGGTGCTGGAGTCCGACGGCTGGTTCCACACCGGCGACATCGGCGAGCTGTCGCCCGACGGCTATCTGCGCATCACCGACCGCAAGAAGGACCTCATCAAGACGTCCGGCGGCAAGTACATCGCGCCCGCCGAGGTCGAGGGACAGTTCAAGGCGGTGTGCCCGTACGTCTCCAACATCCTGGTGCACGGCGCCGACCGGAACTACTGCACCGCCCTCATCGCCCTCGACGAGATCGCGATCACGGCCTGGGCGGCCGAGAACGGCCTGGGCGGCAAGCCGTACGCGGACATCGTCGCCGCGCCCGCCACGGTCGAGATGGTCGACGGCTACGTCAAGCAGCTCAACGAGGGCCTGCAGCGCTGGCAGACCATCAAGAAGTTCCGCCTCCTGCCGCGTGACCTCGACATCGAGCACGGAGAGATCACCCCGAGCCTGAAGCTGAAGCGCCCGGTGGTGGAGCGCGAGTACAAGCACCTCATCGACGAGATGTACACGGGCGCCCGGGAGGCGTGA
- a CDS encoding DUF397 domain-containing protein, whose product MSAESSRQLVWRKSSYSGNEGGECVEMALAAESIHVRDSKDIHRPHLSVRADGWAAFVAFAAAD is encoded by the coding sequence ATGAGTGCTGAAAGCTCCCGACAGCTCGTCTGGCGCAAGAGCAGCTACAGCGGCAATGAGGGGGGCGAGTGCGTGGAAATGGCCCTCGCCGCAGAAAGCATCCATGTTCGCGACTCCAAGGACATTCACCGGCCGCACCTCTCCGTGCGCGCGGACGGCTGGGCGGCGTTCGTGGCCTTCGCAGCGGCGGACTGA
- a CDS encoding helix-turn-helix domain-containing protein: MTSEPRQNNTENRPEPPEDADGLIDLNRAVGRQVKLLRERAGLTQKELGDRLGYGEDLVSSLERGRRTPQPEFLDAADDLLGAEGLLKATKEDVARAKARARVRHPAWFRDYARLEGEAVEVNFYNNHDVPGLFQTEQRTRALYEMRKPLLTEETIEQRVTSRMDRQRILTDWPPPMVTAVIEEVVLRRPIGGPEVHKEQLTRLLELGRLRTVELQVMPTDRSEHAGMGGSFTLLSPKGKPQVGYTEVQAVARLATDMDEVRILAARYGSIRAQALTPRESLALIERMQTEDEC; this comes from the coding sequence ATGACATCGGAACCCCGTCAGAACAACACCGAAAACCGCCCCGAGCCCCCGGAGGACGCGGACGGCCTCATCGATCTGAACCGGGCTGTGGGCAGACAGGTCAAGTTGCTCCGGGAACGCGCCGGCCTGACCCAGAAGGAGTTGGGCGACCGGCTGGGATACGGCGAGGACCTGGTCTCGTCCCTGGAGCGGGGCCGCAGAACGCCTCAGCCCGAGTTCCTCGACGCGGCGGACGACCTTCTCGGTGCCGAAGGGCTGCTGAAAGCGACGAAGGAGGACGTGGCGCGGGCGAAGGCACGCGCACGGGTCCGGCACCCGGCGTGGTTCCGGGACTATGCGCGGCTGGAAGGGGAAGCGGTCGAGGTCAACTTCTACAACAACCATGACGTACCAGGGCTGTTCCAGACCGAGCAGCGAACTCGCGCGCTGTACGAGATGCGGAAGCCTCTGCTGACGGAGGAGACCATCGAACAGCGGGTGACCTCAAGGATGGACCGCCAGCGCATCCTGACCGACTGGCCTCCGCCCATGGTGACTGCCGTGATCGAAGAAGTGGTGCTTCGTCGACCGATCGGGGGGCCCGAGGTCCACAAGGAGCAGTTGACCCGGCTGCTCGAACTTGGGCGGCTTCGCACAGTCGAGTTGCAGGTGATGCCCACGGACCGGTCCGAGCATGCCGGTATGGGCGGTTCGTTCACCTTGCTGTCACCAAAGGGAAAGCCCCAGGTGGGATACACGGAAGTACAGGCCGTCGCACGTCTGGCCACGGACATGGACGAGGTCCGTATTCTGGCCGCACGCTACGGCAGCATCAGGGCCCAGGCACTCACTCCGCGAGAGTCTCTGGCCCTGATCGAGAGGATGCAGACGGAAGATGAGTGCTGA
- the tnpA gene encoding IS200/IS605 family transposase, which yields MDQANDYRLGRHVVSAMHVHLVFVTKYRRGVFDDEMLTRCEEIMRKVCEDFEAELKEFNGERDHVHLLVHYPPKVAVSKLVNSLKGVSARRIRQEFTGRINRAIMHGHLWSPSYFSASCGGAPLAIVHQYIEQQKRPL from the coding sequence ATGGATCAGGCAAACGACTACAGACTTGGCAGACACGTCGTTTCGGCGATGCATGTGCACTTGGTCTTTGTGACGAAGTACCGGCGCGGGGTGTTCGACGACGAGATGCTGACGCGCTGCGAAGAGATCATGCGCAAGGTCTGTGAGGACTTCGAAGCGGAGCTGAAGGAGTTCAACGGCGAACGCGATCACGTCCATCTCCTGGTGCACTACCCACCCAAGGTCGCCGTCTCGAAGCTGGTCAACAGCCTCAAGGGCGTCTCCGCTCGCCGGATACGGCAAGAGTTCACCGGCCGGATCAACCGCGCCATCATGCATGGGCACCTGTGGTCGCCCTCGTATTTCTCCGCATCGTGCGGCGGAGCACCGTTGGCGATCGTCCACCAGTACATCGAGCAGCAAAAACGTCCGCTCTGA
- a CDS encoding RNA-guided endonuclease InsQ/TnpB family protein → MQLRYNYRAYPNASQRRALASAFGCARVVWNDCLRDRKQAHAAGLPYVTSAELSRLRITQAKRTEERAWLADVSAVVLQQSLRDLDAAYRNFFGSLKGKRQGRKVGPPRYKSKKDTRQSIRLNTNAFCLQDDGTVYVAKVGHLKVTWSRRLPAAPTSLTVTKDSSGRYFLSFVVDTEPDILPELEAESGLDLGLSAFAVLSDGTKIDSPRFLRRAEKKLKRLQRELSRKQKGSKNRAKARSRVARQHARVADRRRDWHHQASTQIIRDSQAVYVEDLSVSGLARTRLAKSVHDAGWSAFVGMLEYKAVKHGRTFARVDRAFPSSQVCSACGFRDGPKPLHVREWACRECGTVHDRDHNAARNVLVEGRRIVAAGRAETLNARGAPVRRAHVPAQRGEAGSPRKGRTSQAGIPGLQAREHVNPVSTDTQPTAAVQARAVPMVPLVSARPSGHALSREV, encoded by the coding sequence GTGCAGCTCCGCTACAACTACCGGGCCTACCCCAATGCCTCCCAGCGCCGCGCGCTGGCGAGTGCGTTCGGGTGCGCCCGCGTGGTGTGGAACGACTGCCTGCGCGACCGGAAACAAGCGCACGCTGCCGGGCTGCCGTATGTGACGTCGGCCGAGCTGTCCCGGCTTCGCATCACCCAGGCCAAGCGCACCGAGGAACGCGCCTGGCTCGCCGACGTCTCAGCGGTCGTCCTGCAGCAGTCTCTGCGGGACCTGGATGCCGCCTACAGGAACTTCTTCGGCAGCCTCAAGGGCAAGCGGCAGGGCCGGAAGGTCGGCCCTCCCCGCTACAAGTCGAAGAAGGACACCCGGCAGTCGATCCGCCTCAACACCAACGCCTTCTGCCTTCAGGACGACGGCACGGTGTATGTGGCCAAGGTCGGCCATCTCAAGGTCACATGGTCGCGTCGGCTTCCGGCCGCACCCACGTCCCTGACCGTCACCAAAGACAGCTCCGGCCGGTACTTCCTCAGCTTCGTCGTGGACACCGAGCCGGACATCCTCCCCGAGCTGGAGGCGGAGTCCGGTCTCGACCTCGGCCTGTCCGCCTTCGCGGTCCTGTCCGACGGGACGAAGATCGACAGCCCGCGTTTCCTGCGCCGGGCCGAGAAGAAGCTCAAGCGTCTTCAGCGGGAGCTGTCCCGCAAGCAGAAGGGGTCGAAGAACCGGGCCAAGGCCCGCAGCAGGGTCGCACGCCAGCACGCGCGTGTGGCGGACCGGCGCCGGGACTGGCACCACCAGGCCTCCACACAGATCATCCGCGACAGCCAAGCGGTGTATGTGGAGGACCTCTCGGTGTCCGGTCTCGCACGCACCCGGCTGGCCAAGTCGGTGCACGACGCGGGATGGTCCGCGTTCGTCGGCATGCTGGAATACAAGGCTGTCAAGCACGGGCGCACCTTCGCCAGGGTGGACCGGGCCTTCCCCTCCTCGCAGGTCTGCTCGGCCTGTGGATTTCGGGACGGTCCCAAGCCGCTGCACGTCCGTGAGTGGGCGTGCAGGGAATGTGGCACGGTGCACGACCGCGACCACAACGCGGCCCGCAACGTCCTGGTCGAGGGACGCCGGATCGTCGCCGCCGGACGGGCGGAGACGCTAAACGCCCGTGGAGCGCCGGTCAGACGGGCACACGTGCCCGCACAGCGCGGTGAAGCAGGAAGCCCCCGGAAGGGTCGGACGAGCCAGGCCGGAATCCCTGGACTTCAGGCCAGGGAGCACGTCAATCCCGTCAGTACGGACACGCAACCGACAGCGGCGGTACAGGCGCGTGCCGTACCGATGGTTCCTCTGGTCAGCGCACGACCATCCGGACACGCTCTGTCACGTGAAGTATGA
- a CDS encoding ATP-binding protein, translating into MPFHQQFSSTRRGARLARLLATQQMADWGWGRDGEYLEAAELVVGELAANAVTHGRVPGRDFLLTMTLVRPPEGGSGILRIEVADSRGERLPAPVAMPCPDGEHGRGLLLVSALAARWGVAPRFPSGKTVWAELPSPPG; encoded by the coding sequence GTGCCTTTCCACCAGCAGTTCAGCTCGACCCGGCGTGGAGCACGGCTTGCCCGCCTTCTCGCGACTCAACAGATGGCGGACTGGGGGTGGGGCAGGGACGGCGAGTACCTGGAGGCCGCCGAACTGGTGGTGGGTGAACTCGCCGCGAACGCGGTGACCCACGGTCGTGTGCCCGGGCGGGACTTCCTGCTCACCATGACGCTCGTCCGGCCCCCGGAGGGCGGCTCCGGCATCCTCCGGATCGAGGTCGCGGACAGCAGGGGAGAGCGGCTGCCCGCCCCGGTGGCGATGCCCTGTCCGGACGGCGAGCACGGACGTGGGCTGCTCCTGGTGAGCGCGCTCGCGGCCCGGTGGGGTGTCGCGCCCCGGTTCCCCTCGGGAAAGACCGTGTGGGCCGAATTGCCGAGTCCGCCGGGATGA
- a CDS encoding MFS transporter, whose protein sequence is MTTAGTAPPERATPPAHLDGNVLRWLTAYTVSLVGDSVYFVALGWSAQKAAGPTEVGLVMAAAALPRALLMLGGGVLADRFDPRRVLLGSDALRCLLILSVAAAIALTAPALWLLVAVALVFGAVDALFVPAIGALPPRITSADQLARVAGMRSLSMRLSQIAGPPIGGLAMGLGGAAAAFTVAGILFALSLPLLLTIRIRPLAEPGEEQPEPGTAWQDLLAGLRYIRRHRLIGPLVITGAVCELGLIGTLNVGMVLLNAERGWGPSGYGWIGGGFGAGAAAGAALLAVVGWLPRAGLMLAGTLLVACTGAATIALVPSLWTAVVLAVVIGLSAGVFGSLDSTLIQTAADPAYLGRVTSVVMLTLVGLAPLGYPLVGAAVGAWGTAPVFVGCGTFAGLGVVIALASGPVRRAELPRQRTM, encoded by the coding sequence ATGACCACAGCAGGGACAGCCCCACCCGAACGCGCCACCCCACCGGCCCACCTCGACGGCAACGTACTGCGCTGGCTCACCGCGTACACCGTTTCCCTCGTCGGCGACAGCGTGTACTTCGTCGCCCTCGGCTGGTCCGCCCAGAAGGCCGCCGGCCCCACCGAGGTCGGCCTCGTCATGGCCGCCGCGGCACTGCCACGGGCGTTACTCATGCTGGGCGGAGGTGTGCTGGCCGACCGTTTCGACCCGCGCCGCGTCCTTCTCGGCAGTGACGCACTGCGCTGTCTCCTCATCCTCTCGGTGGCCGCCGCGATCGCGCTGACCGCACCGGCCCTGTGGCTCCTGGTCGCGGTGGCACTCGTCTTCGGTGCCGTGGACGCGCTGTTCGTGCCCGCGATCGGGGCCCTCCCGCCGCGGATCACCAGCGCCGACCAGCTCGCCCGGGTCGCCGGCATGCGCTCTCTGTCCATGCGCCTCAGTCAGATCGCGGGCCCGCCCATCGGCGGCCTGGCCATGGGACTCGGGGGCGCGGCGGCCGCCTTCACCGTCGCAGGCATCCTCTTCGCGCTGTCCCTGCCGCTCCTGCTGACGATACGGATACGGCCCCTCGCGGAGCCCGGCGAGGAACAGCCGGAACCCGGCACGGCGTGGCAGGACCTTCTCGCCGGCCTGCGCTACATCCGGCGCCACCGCCTCATCGGCCCGCTCGTCATCACCGGCGCCGTCTGCGAGCTGGGCCTGATCGGCACTCTCAACGTCGGCATGGTGCTCCTCAACGCCGAGCGTGGCTGGGGCCCTTCCGGCTACGGCTGGATCGGCGGCGGTTTCGGCGCGGGAGCGGCGGCCGGCGCCGCGTTGCTCGCCGTCGTCGGCTGGCTGCCCCGCGCCGGCCTGATGCTGGCCGGGACCCTGCTCGTGGCCTGCACGGGAGCGGCCACCATCGCCTTGGTTCCTTCCCTTTGGACCGCCGTGGTGCTGGCGGTGGTCATCGGACTGAGCGCGGGCGTCTTCGGCAGCCTGGACAGCACCCTCATACAGACTGCCGCGGACCCTGCTTACCTCGGCCGGGTCACCTCCGTCGTCATGCTCACCCTGGTCGGTCTCGCCCCCCTCGGCTACCCGCTGGTCGGTGCCGCCGTCGGGGCTTGGGGCACCGCACCGGTGTTCGTCGGCTGCGGCACCTTCGCCGGCCTGGGCGTGGTCATCGCCCTGGCCTCCGGCCCGGTACGGCGAGCCGAACTGCCTCGGCAGCGCACGATGTGA
- a CDS encoding helix-turn-helix domain-containing protein codes for MSPKREPEQITDLSRLKAFTSPLRMQLYRLLYVAGTATASQLAEQVDQAPSLVSYHLRKLAEHGFVTEASGRSTDGRERWWQVASEEGWGFRNSDFADTPEGSAAVGAVTRGILDTRTAQYRAYLDQTAAWGKAWTDAAFSSEWMLDLTPAELAEMSDELQALTRRWRERGKAAQEAGDTEGREHVSVHLYGFPFRP; via the coding sequence GCAGATCACCGACCTGTCCCGGCTGAAGGCGTTCACCAGCCCCCTGCGCATGCAGCTCTACCGGCTGCTGTACGTCGCGGGCACCGCGACCGCGTCCCAGCTCGCCGAGCAGGTCGACCAGGCGCCGTCGCTGGTCAGTTACCACCTGCGCAAGCTCGCCGAGCACGGCTTCGTGACCGAGGCGAGTGGCCGGAGCACCGACGGCCGTGAGCGGTGGTGGCAGGTGGCGTCCGAGGAGGGCTGGGGCTTCCGCAACTCGGACTTCGCGGACACGCCCGAAGGGTCCGCCGCCGTGGGCGCGGTGACCCGCGGCATCCTCGACACCCGCACCGCCCAGTACCGCGCGTATCTGGACCAGACGGCCGCCTGGGGCAAGGCGTGGACGGACGCCGCGTTCAGCTCCGAATGGATGCTCGACCTGACCCCCGCCGAGCTCGCCGAGATGAGCGACGAACTCCAGGCACTGACCCGCCGCTGGCGGGAGCGCGGCAAGGCCGCCCAGGAGGCCGGCGACACAGAGGGCCGCGAGCACGTGTCCGTGCACCTCTACGGCTTCCCGTTCCGGCCCTGA